One genomic segment of Pseudonocardia sp. T1-2H includes these proteins:
- a CDS encoding UDP-glucose dehydrogenase family protein translates to MFARSVAVVGTGYVGLTTGACLASLGHRVVCADIDAAKVGKLVRGEIGIREPGLAELVREGIAAGRLSFVVGAAAALAELQSRGTPVEVMFLCVPTPMGVGGVADLAAVEAVVEETRDVIPEGCVVVNKSTVPVGTADRTSELLGRPDVGVVSNPEFLREGSAVHDFLNPDRIVVGSNSSQDAAERVAALYARLGAPTVLTDAASAEMIKYAANCFLAMKLSYVNALAELCERLDADVADVTEGIGYDKRIGQAFLSPGPGWGGSCLPKDIHALLQVADSADFEFRLLRATIDTNTRQFQRMVEKIRKAVTGKRSGSVTRKRIALFGLTFKAGTDDLRDSPALGVAALLKQAGAELVAYDPGIAAASSSIDGSLLTVVDDPYEAAKDAEAIVILTEWPEFRSLDWQRLGAAVAERTVVDTRNLLDPAVVRRADFDWVGVGRAAPYVASSLATSSVSAVRKPA, encoded by the coding sequence GTGTTCGCTCGGAGCGTCGCCGTCGTCGGAACCGGATACGTGGGCCTCACGACGGGGGCCTGCCTGGCCTCCCTCGGGCACCGCGTCGTGTGCGCGGACATCGACGCCGCCAAGGTCGGGAAGCTGGTCCGGGGCGAGATCGGGATCCGCGAGCCGGGTCTCGCGGAGCTCGTGCGCGAGGGGATCGCGGCGGGGCGGCTCTCGTTCGTCGTCGGGGCCGCCGCCGCGCTCGCGGAGCTGCAGTCCCGCGGCACGCCCGTCGAGGTCATGTTCCTGTGCGTGCCGACGCCGATGGGGGTCGGCGGCGTCGCGGACCTCGCCGCGGTCGAGGCTGTCGTCGAGGAGACACGGGACGTCATCCCCGAGGGCTGCGTGGTCGTCAACAAGTCGACGGTCCCGGTCGGGACGGCGGACCGCACCTCCGAGCTGCTCGGACGCCCGGACGTCGGCGTGGTCAGCAACCCCGAGTTCCTGCGCGAGGGCTCCGCGGTGCACGACTTCCTGAACCCGGACCGGATCGTCGTCGGGTCGAACTCGTCGCAGGACGCCGCCGAACGCGTCGCGGCGCTGTACGCCAGGCTGGGCGCCCCGACCGTCCTCACCGACGCCGCCAGCGCCGAGATGATCAAGTACGCGGCGAACTGCTTCCTCGCGATGAAGCTCTCCTACGTCAACGCGCTCGCCGAGCTGTGCGAGCGCCTGGACGCCGACGTCGCGGACGTGACCGAGGGGATCGGCTACGACAAGCGCATCGGCCAGGCGTTCCTCTCCCCCGGGCCGGGCTGGGGCGGCTCCTGCCTGCCGAAGGACATCCACGCGCTGCTGCAGGTCGCGGACTCGGCGGACTTCGAGTTCCGGCTGCTCCGCGCCACGATCGACACGAACACCCGGCAGTTCCAGCGGATGGTCGAGAAGATCCGCAAGGCGGTCACCGGCAAGCGCAGCGGCTCCGTCACGCGCAAGCGGATCGCCCTGTTCGGGCTCACGTTCAAGGCCGGCACGGACGACCTGCGGGACTCCCCGGCGCTCGGCGTCGCCGCGCTGCTGAAGCAGGCCGGCGCGGAGCTCGTCGCCTACGACCCGGGAATCGCGGCCGCGAGCTCGAGCATCGACGGCTCGCTGCTCACCGTCGTCGACGACCCGTACGAGGCCGCGAAGGACGCCGAGGCCATCGTCATCCTCACCGAGTGGCCCGAGTTCCGGTCCCTGGACTGGCAGCGCCTCGGCGCGGCCGTCGCCGAGCGGACGGTCGTCGACACCCGGAACCTGCTGGACCCCGCCGTCGTGCGGCGGGCGGACTTCGACTGGGTCGGCGTGGGCCGCGCCGCCCCGTACGTCGCGTCGTCCCTGGCCACGTCGTCGGTCTCCGCCGTCCGCAAACCCGCATGA
- a CDS encoding lipopolysaccharide biosynthesis protein codes for MSIAGKVRGLRTELTTPLFRNAYALMLNTAVNSVFGLLYWIVAARTFTDAEVGRGSALISLMMLVSTLTQLNFGQALIRFLPRAGTSSRSLVRSAYGISAGLAVLGSAAVMTYCALVLPESDPLHVSLPFAGWFILSTTLWSLFTLQDATLTGLRSAIWIPLENGIYGIVKLVLLVIVAQTSLTDGVFTSWTLPVVALLVPVTLLVFRRLLPRHAAESAAEQKPPTRRVLRNYMAGDYTGQVFNQLASTFLPVLVVSELGPEAGAYFLPAQTVFVAMNLLSQGITSSLVVEAARDESRTHIYAMAILRRIGATVLPAAALIALGAPLLLQLFGSQYRSNSTFLLQLLMASTFPRVVVTLFMTRSRMQNRTINLAILQSVQAAALIGGTVLFADSLGLDAVGWSALGIELALALVLAPTVVRWLRPKAPAA; via the coding sequence ATGAGCATCGCCGGCAAGGTCAGGGGCCTGCGCACGGAGCTGACCACCCCGCTCTTCCGGAACGCGTACGCGTTGATGTTGAACACCGCGGTCAACTCGGTGTTCGGCCTGCTCTACTGGATCGTCGCGGCCCGGACGTTCACCGACGCCGAGGTGGGCCGCGGCAGCGCGCTCATCTCGCTGATGATGCTGGTCTCGACCCTGACCCAGCTCAACTTCGGCCAGGCGCTGATCCGTTTCCTGCCGCGGGCCGGGACGTCGTCGCGGAGCCTGGTCCGCAGCGCCTACGGGATCTCCGCCGGGCTGGCGGTCCTCGGCTCGGCGGCCGTCATGACGTACTGCGCCCTCGTGCTGCCGGAGTCCGACCCGCTGCACGTCTCGCTGCCGTTCGCGGGCTGGTTCATCCTCTCGACCACCCTGTGGTCGCTCTTCACGCTCCAGGACGCGACGCTCACCGGGCTCCGGTCGGCGATCTGGATCCCGCTGGAGAACGGGATCTACGGGATCGTCAAACTGGTGCTGTTGGTGATCGTCGCGCAGACGTCGCTCACGGACGGCGTGTTCACCTCGTGGACGCTGCCGGTCGTCGCGCTGCTGGTCCCGGTCACGCTGCTGGTGTTCCGGCGGCTGCTGCCCCGGCACGCGGCGGAGAGCGCCGCGGAGCAGAAGCCGCCGACCCGCCGGGTCCTGCGCAACTACATGGCCGGGGACTACACGGGCCAGGTCTTCAACCAGCTCGCCTCGACGTTCCTGCCGGTCCTGGTGGTCTCCGAGCTCGGGCCGGAGGCGGGCGCCTACTTCCTGCCGGCCCAGACCGTGTTCGTCGCGATGAACCTGTTGTCCCAGGGCATCACGTCGTCCCTCGTGGTCGAGGCGGCCCGGGACGAGTCCCGGACGCACATCTATGCGATGGCGATCCTGCGCCGGATCGGCGCCACCGTGCTGCCCGCCGCGGCGCTCATCGCGCTCGGGGCGCCGCTGCTGCTGCAGCTGTTCGGCTCGCAGTACCGCTCCAACTCGACGTTCCTGCTGCAGCTGCTGATGGCCTCGACGTTCCCTCGGGTCGTCGTGACGCTGTTCATGACGCGTTCCCGCATGCAGAACCGCACGATCAACCTGGCGATCCTGCAGTCCGTCCAGGCCGCGGCGTTGATCGGCGGCACGGTCCTGTTCGCGGACTCCCTCGGGCTCGACGCCGTGGGCTGGTCCGCCCTCGGCATCGAGCTCGCGCTGGCGCTGGTGCTGGCGCCCACGGTCGTCCGGTGGCTCAGGCCGAAGGCGCCGGCCGCTTGA
- a CDS encoding ATP-grasp fold amidoligase family protein: protein MSFDARVMLARRLRFLPDRPFAVVKHAIFQGELSTLRRPRTYSQMLAAKNLKAQPPLVQLTADKYAVREHVAERVGAQYLIPLVQVVDRADDLDFDGMPGPCVIKGTHGCDMTILLPDLAKVDRDAVRRTVRRWLDTDFYKAGWRESPYRGLPRRAVVEEFIGDRRTAPSDYKFFMFHGEPAMVVVDQDRFSAHTSTLLSPDWHELDVSGRFAFADALPEQPRNYAEMLDVARKLAADFEFARIDLYNVDGRIYFGEITHNPGGGLVRLQPREFDLALGEIWRHRTPLPERFVKRPAPSA from the coding sequence ATGTCCTTCGATGCGCGGGTCATGCTGGCCCGGCGGCTCCGGTTCCTGCCCGACCGGCCCTTCGCGGTCGTCAAGCACGCGATCTTCCAGGGCGAGCTCTCGACGCTGCGCAGGCCCAGGACCTACTCGCAGATGCTCGCCGCGAAGAACCTGAAGGCACAACCGCCGCTGGTGCAGTTGACCGCCGACAAGTACGCCGTGCGCGAGCACGTCGCGGAGCGCGTCGGCGCGCAGTACCTCATCCCGCTGGTCCAGGTGGTGGATCGGGCTGACGACCTCGACTTCGACGGCATGCCCGGGCCCTGCGTCATCAAGGGGACGCACGGCTGCGACATGACGATCCTGCTGCCGGACCTCGCGAAGGTGGACCGGGACGCGGTGCGCCGGACCGTCCGCAGGTGGCTGGACACGGACTTCTACAAGGCCGGCTGGCGGGAGAGCCCCTACCGCGGGCTGCCGCGCCGCGCCGTCGTCGAGGAGTTCATCGGCGACCGGCGCACGGCGCCGTCGGACTACAAGTTCTTCATGTTCCACGGCGAGCCGGCGATGGTCGTCGTGGACCAGGACCGTTTCTCCGCGCACACCTCGACGCTGCTCAGCCCGGACTGGCACGAGCTGGACGTCAGCGGCCGCTTCGCGTTCGCCGACGCGCTGCCCGAGCAGCCGCGGAACTACGCGGAGATGCTCGACGTCGCGCGGAAGCTCGCGGCGGACTTCGAGTTCGCCCGGATCGACCTCTACAACGTCGACGGGCGGATCTACTTCGGCGAGATCACGCACAACCCGGGCGGCGGGCTCGTCCGGCTGCAGCCGCGGGAGTTCGACCTCGCGCTCGGCGAGATCTGGCGCCACCGCACCCCGCTGCCGGAGCGGTTCGTCAAGCGGCCGGCGCCTTCGGCCTGA
- a CDS encoding glycosyltransferase family 2 protein: MLNETALVAVITPAYNVGPWIGEAIDSVLAQTERRFEYIVVDDGSTDDTADIVRAKAAVDDRVRLVSSANAGSGNARNLGIRESTAPFVAFLDGDDRWHPDFLRSQLEVMERTPSSVGVVYCHTRVMLEGGQVVALRWQPAGACDLDKLLAENNPPHNGSSLLIRRSCFDEVGAFDTSLTSAVDFEMWLRIATRSSTPLFWGNRRYLVDMRLMRTGCISSNRGARFAALDKVLAEYSSQMTRLHPGLAYVRPAVFAYRDGFDDVAGAWALQARKAGANQLARNSWGASLLAWDQAGPAGRARMRATREGVRKGAYKGVAQALKAVNGARARLA, translated from the coding sequence GTGCTGAACGAGACGGCTCTCGTCGCCGTGATCACCCCCGCGTACAACGTCGGCCCCTGGATCGGCGAGGCCATCGACTCCGTGCTCGCGCAGACCGAGCGCCGGTTCGAGTACATCGTGGTCGACGACGGGTCCACGGACGACACCGCGGACATCGTCCGCGCGAAGGCCGCTGTGGACGATCGGGTCCGCCTCGTCTCCAGTGCGAACGCCGGCTCCGGCAACGCCCGCAACCTCGGCATCCGCGAGTCCACGGCGCCGTTCGTCGCCTTCCTCGACGGGGACGACCGCTGGCACCCGGACTTCCTCCGCAGCCAGCTCGAGGTGATGGAGCGGACGCCGTCCTCCGTGGGCGTCGTCTACTGCCACACCCGGGTCATGCTCGAGGGCGGGCAGGTCGTCGCGCTGCGCTGGCAGCCGGCCGGCGCGTGCGACCTGGACAAGCTGCTCGCGGAGAACAACCCGCCGCACAACGGCAGCTCGCTGCTGATCCGGCGCAGCTGCTTCGACGAGGTCGGCGCCTTCGACACCTCGCTCACCAGCGCCGTGGACTTCGAGATGTGGCTGCGGATCGCCACCCGGTCCTCCACCCCGCTGTTCTGGGGGAACCGGCGCTACCTCGTGGACATGCGGCTCATGCGCACCGGCTGCATCAGCTCCAACCGCGGCGCCCGCTTCGCGGCCCTGGACAAGGTGCTCGCCGAGTACTCCTCGCAGATGACCCGCCTGCACCCCGGCCTGGCCTACGTCCGGCCCGCGGTCTTCGCCTACCGGGACGGGTTCGACGACGTCGCGGGCGCGTGGGCGCTGCAGGCGCGCAAGGCCGGCGCCAACCAGCTCGCACGTAACTCCTGGGGCGCCTCGCTGCTGGCCTGGGACCAGGCGGGCCCGGCCGGCCGCGCCCGGATGCGCGCGACGCGGGAAGGGGTCCGCAAGGGCGCCTACAAGGGCGTCGCGCAGGCGCTCAAGGCCGTGAACGGGGCCCGCGCGCGTCTGGCGTGA
- a CDS encoding class II aldolase/adducin family protein produces the protein MAAPTSPAPASMPSFEPSQEGISLPRPPVFATVEEERLHRKQQLAGAFRIFGRFGFGEGIAGHITVRDPEDPDMFWVNPFGMSFRHIRVSDLLLVDHQGTVRRGNRPVNRAGFVIHSAVHEARPDVVAACHAHSVYGKAWSSLGRVLDPITQDACALYENHVVVTEGAGAVVVDEEAARLLAKGLGDKRAAIHQNHGIFTVGETVAEAAWWFVQMERNAQAQLLAEAAGTPKLVDPENARFTRQQTGSPYAGWFSFQPLWDEIVRTDPDLFD, from the coding sequence ATGGCTGCTCCGACGTCGCCCGCGCCCGCCTCCATGCCCTCCTTCGAGCCGAGCCAGGAGGGCATCTCGCTTCCGCGGCCGCCTGTCTTCGCGACGGTCGAGGAGGAGCGGCTGCATCGCAAGCAGCAGCTCGCCGGGGCGTTCCGGATCTTCGGCCGGTTCGGGTTCGGGGAGGGGATCGCCGGGCACATCACGGTGCGGGACCCCGAGGACCCGGACATGTTCTGGGTGAACCCGTTCGGCATGTCGTTCCGGCACATCCGCGTCTCGGACCTGCTCCTCGTCGACCACCAGGGCACCGTCCGCCGGGGGAACCGCCCGGTGAACCGGGCCGGATTCGTGATCCACTCCGCGGTGCACGAGGCGCGGCCGGACGTCGTCGCCGCCTGTCACGCGCACTCCGTGTACGGGAAGGCGTGGTCGTCGCTCGGCCGGGTGCTGGACCCGATCACCCAGGACGCGTGTGCCCTCTACGAGAACCACGTCGTCGTCACGGAGGGGGCGGGAGCCGTCGTCGTCGACGAGGAGGCCGCGCGCCTGCTCGCGAAGGGCCTCGGGGACAAGCGGGCCGCGATCCACCAGAACCACGGGATCTTCACCGTCGGCGAGACGGTTGCCGAGGCCGCCTGGTGGTTCGTGCAGATGGAGCGCAACGCCCAGGCCCAGCTGCTGGCGGAGGCGGCGGGGACACCGAAGCTCGTGGATCCGGAGAACGCGCGCTTCACCCGTCAGCAGACCGGGAGCCCGTACGCGGGCTGGTTCTCCTTCCAGCCGCTGTGGGACGAGATCGTGCGCACGGACCCGGACCTGTTCGACTAG
- a CDS encoding SMP-30/gluconolactonase/LRE family protein: MVRKLSVVLDGYSYLECPRWRDGRLWVSDFYTNQVVATDGRGSTEVIAEVPGQPSGLGFLPDGRALIVSMRDHRILARDDAGQLSEHADLSGAVSGMPNDMVVDESGRAFVGNFGFDLMGGAPLRYATLTRVDPDGTVTTVAEDLGFPNGMVILPGGVLLVAETFAGRITAFDIGEDGGLGNRRVWAQFGETPQTDDVGEAVERLQVGPDGICADAEGAIWVADALHARVIRVREGGEIVDEIPTGMGVFACMLGGEDGRTLFLCAAPSFAEHERRPVREAQLLAVKVDVPHGGLP; this comes from the coding sequence ATGGTTCGCAAGCTGTCGGTCGTACTGGACGGGTACTCCTACCTGGAGTGCCCGCGATGGCGAGACGGCCGTCTGTGGGTCTCGGACTTCTACACCAATCAGGTCGTGGCGACCGACGGTCGCGGCAGTACCGAGGTCATCGCCGAGGTTCCCGGCCAGCCGTCCGGCCTGGGATTCCTTCCCGACGGACGCGCACTCATCGTCTCGATGCGCGATCACCGCATCCTGGCGCGTGACGATGCCGGTCAGCTGAGTGAGCATGCTGATCTGTCCGGAGCTGTGTCCGGCATGCCCAATGACATGGTCGTCGACGAGTCGGGACGCGCCTTCGTCGGCAACTTCGGGTTCGACCTCATGGGCGGCGCGCCGCTGCGCTACGCCACGCTCACCCGGGTCGATCCGGACGGGACCGTCACCACGGTGGCCGAGGACCTGGGTTTCCCCAACGGCATGGTGATCCTGCCCGGGGGTGTGCTCCTCGTCGCCGAGACGTTCGCCGGGCGGATCACCGCCTTCGACATCGGCGAGGACGGTGGGCTGGGCAACCGACGGGTATGGGCGCAGTTCGGCGAGACACCGCAGACCGATGATGTGGGCGAGGCCGTCGAACGGCTCCAGGTCGGTCCCGACGGCATCTGCGCGGATGCGGAGGGGGCGATCTGGGTGGCCGACGCGCTCCACGCCCGCGTGATCCGGGTCCGGGAGGGCGGCGAGATCGTCGATGAGATCCCGACCGGGATGGGAGTCTTCGCCTGCATGCTCGGCGGCGAGGACGGCCGCACCCTGTTCCTGTGTGCTGCGCCTTCGTTCGCAGAGCACGAGCGTCGCCCGGTCCGCGAAGCCCAGCTCCTGGCGGTCAAGGTCGACGTCCCGCACGGTGGTCTTCCGTAG
- a CDS encoding LLM class flavin-dependent oxidoreductase encodes MEVSCAFPTALDSPDNIALAERLGYDRAWVYDTPQQSPDVWMTLALAAERTERIGLGPGVLVPSLRHPMVNAAATATLAALAPGRVAIAFGTGFTGRRAMGYGAITWAFMDSYIRAYRGLLRGEVIEWEGAQMQMLHPDGHAPARPVDVPILVGALGPKGHKVASELGDGLYVTLQLPEFMSEYSWVPYLAWGTVLDEGEAFNSEHARVAGGPGWALAYHGAYEFGGPDAVRGLPGGPEWMDVVEKTPLEHRHLTLHAGHCVELNVADQAAWDAGGHVILQEATITGTRDQVRRRLDDLAAKGVTEIVFQPCGPDIRSELERFFEAASA; translated from the coding sequence ATGGAGGTGTCCTGCGCTTTCCCGACCGCCCTGGACTCGCCGGACAACATCGCGTTGGCCGAGCGACTGGGCTACGACCGAGCCTGGGTCTACGACACACCGCAACAGAGCCCGGACGTGTGGATGACTCTCGCGCTGGCTGCCGAGCGGACCGAGCGGATCGGGCTCGGCCCCGGTGTGCTGGTTCCCAGCCTGCGTCATCCGATGGTCAACGCCGCCGCGACCGCCACCCTCGCCGCGCTCGCCCCGGGCCGCGTCGCGATTGCTTTCGGAACCGGCTTCACCGGCCGTCGCGCCATGGGGTACGGCGCGATCACGTGGGCGTTCATGGACTCCTACATCCGGGCCTACCGCGGGCTTCTCCGCGGCGAGGTGATCGAGTGGGAGGGCGCCCAGATGCAGATGCTGCATCCCGACGGACACGCCCCGGCCCGACCGGTCGATGTCCCGATTCTCGTGGGTGCGCTCGGCCCCAAGGGGCACAAGGTGGCCAGTGAGCTCGGGGACGGCCTGTACGTGACTCTGCAGCTGCCGGAGTTCATGAGCGAGTACTCGTGGGTGCCGTACCTGGCGTGGGGCACGGTGCTCGACGAGGGGGAGGCCTTCAACTCCGAGCACGCCCGTGTCGCGGGCGGTCCTGGCTGGGCGTTGGCCTACCACGGCGCCTACGAGTTCGGCGGGCCGGACGCGGTGCGCGGACTTCCGGGTGGCCCGGAGTGGATGGACGTCGTGGAGAAGACGCCCCTCGAGCATCGGCATCTCACGCTTCACGCCGGCCACTGCGTCGAGCTCAACGTGGCGGATCAGGCGGCATGGGATGCAGGCGGCCACGTGATCCTGCAGGAGGCGACGATCACCGGGACTCGCGACCAGGTCCGGCGCCGCCTGGACGACCTCGCCGCGAAGGGGGTCACCGAGATCGTGTTCCAGCCGTGCGGGCCCGACATCCGGTCGGAGCTGGAGAGGTTCTTCGAGGCAGCGTCCGCCTGA
- a CDS encoding TetR/AcrR family transcriptional regulator gives MARLSEVSGNPSLPSLGVGVARRRPGAFDSVSLDDPQLQDDSAELWDDSYGKVARQLLTAATRCYASKGFQATTTRDISRGAGLSPAAMYVHFPSKEAILMEIARTAHEKALDGLREVDHGNPVERIWNVVYRHVSWNARYHVAARVAQYELANLTPEDYAAIREIRRATTRVYREAVAGGIEDGVFVPIDVKRVVRGIIALAIDPVRWYRFEGSDSPEQLGEFYAGLALAMLTTAPPAPGRGAVRPAVAGAATASVRD, from the coding sequence ATGGCCCGCCTGTCCGAAGTAAGCGGGAATCCATCGTTGCCGAGTTTAGGGGTGGGCGTGGCGAGAAGGCGGCCAGGAGCGTTCGACAGCGTCTCGCTCGACGACCCGCAACTGCAAGACGATTCGGCCGAGCTGTGGGACGACAGCTACGGAAAGGTGGCCCGGCAGCTGCTGACGGCGGCCACCCGCTGCTACGCCTCGAAGGGCTTCCAGGCGACCACGACGCGGGACATCAGTCGAGGCGCGGGCTTGAGTCCGGCGGCGATGTACGTCCACTTTCCGTCCAAGGAGGCGATCCTGATGGAGATCGCCCGCACCGCCCATGAGAAGGCCCTCGACGGCCTGAGGGAGGTCGACCACGGCAACCCGGTGGAGCGGATCTGGAACGTGGTCTACCGGCACGTGTCATGGAACGCCCGGTACCACGTGGCGGCGAGGGTGGCGCAGTACGAGTTGGCGAATCTGACGCCGGAAGACTACGCGGCGATCCGCGAGATCCGTCGGGCCACCACCCGCGTCTATCGCGAGGCGGTCGCCGGCGGCATCGAGGACGGGGTGTTCGTGCCGATCGACGTCAAGCGTGTGGTGCGCGGCATCATCGCGCTGGCCATCGACCCGGTCCGGTGGTACCGGTTTGAAGGCTCGGACAGCCCCGAGCAGCTCGGGGAGTTCTACGCGGGTCTCGCGCTCGCGATGCTCACCACTGCGCCGCCGGCCCCGGGCAGGGGCGCGGTCCGTCCGGCCGTCGCGGGGGCGGCGACCGCGTCCGTACGCGACTGA
- a CDS encoding NADPH-dependent F420 reductase, with product MKIGIIGAGQIGGTLTRMLSGLGHEVRVANSRDPETLAELAAETGATAVWAADAATHADVVIVSIPQKNVPDLDAGIVAKAKPGAPVIETNNYYPQQRDGRIAAIEDGTPESVWVAEQLGSPVVKVFNGIWWKHLLERGVPAGTAGRIALPIAGEDGPGKQLVFELVDQLGFDPVDGGTLEESWRQQPGTPVYGKDYGVEDTKKALAEAPRERPEDFRAA from the coding sequence ATGAAGATCGGAATCATCGGTGCGGGACAGATCGGCGGCACCCTCACCCGGATGCTCTCGGGGCTCGGCCACGAGGTGCGGGTCGCGAACTCGCGTGACCCCGAGACCCTGGCGGAGCTCGCGGCCGAGACCGGCGCGACGGCCGTCTGGGCCGCCGACGCCGCGACGCACGCGGACGTCGTGATCGTCAGCATCCCGCAGAAGAACGTCCCGGACCTGGACGCCGGCATCGTCGCGAAGGCGAAGCCCGGCGCCCCGGTGATCGAGACGAACAACTACTACCCGCAGCAGCGCGACGGCCGCATCGCCGCGATCGAGGACGGCACCCCGGAGAGCGTGTGGGTCGCCGAGCAGCTCGGCTCCCCGGTGGTCAAGGTCTTCAACGGCATCTGGTGGAAGCACCTGCTCGAGCGGGGCGTGCCGGCGGGCACCGCCGGACGGATCGCACTGCCGATCGCGGGCGAGGACGGCCCGGGCAAGCAGCTCGTCTTCGAGCTCGTGGACCAGCTCGGTTTCGACCCGGTCGACGGCGGCACGCTCGAGGAGTCCTGGCGCCAGCAGCCCGGGACCCCGGTCTACGGCAAGGACTACGGCGTCGAGGACACGAAGAAGGCGCTCGCCGAGGCGCCGCGCGAGCGTCCGGAGGACTTCCGCGCGGCGTGA
- a CDS encoding glycosyltransferase family 4 protein, producing the protein MPDRRGGQPPARGGADYEKLAAGASNVRFLGRISDEDLHDQYDRNDVVTLPSVTRAEAFGLVVLEGMAAGCVPVVSDLPGVRDLVAGVGVVVPTRDQDSLRTALLELAADRTALRAASRKARAKGESLSWDACVERYERVMLDTVARLGRPLRRAGRRAVAAALAA; encoded by the coding sequence ATCCCGGACCGGCGGGGAGGACAACCTCCCGCCCGAGGGGGAGCGGACTACGAGAAGCTGGCCGCCGGGGCGTCCAACGTCCGGTTCCTCGGCCGGATCTCCGACGAGGACCTGCACGACCAGTACGACCGCAACGACGTCGTCACCCTCCCGTCGGTGACCCGGGCCGAGGCCTTCGGGCTGGTCGTCCTCGAGGGGATGGCCGCCGGGTGCGTCCCGGTCGTCTCCGACCTGCCGGGCGTGCGGGACCTGGTCGCGGGGGTCGGCGTCGTCGTCCCGACCCGCGACCAGGACAGCCTGCGCACCGCGCTGCTGGAGCTGGCCGCGGACCGCACGGCGCTGCGGGCCGCGAGCCGCAAGGCCCGGGCCAAGGGTGAGAGCCTGAGCTGGGACGCCTGCGTCGAGCGCTACGAGCGGGTCATGCTCGACACCGTCGCCCGCCTCGGCCGCCCGCTCCGCCGCGCCGGACGCCGGGCCGTCGCCGCGGCCCTCGCCGCCTGA
- a CDS encoding pyridoxamine 5'-phosphate oxidase family protein: MTTWQEFADVAPRIAKIFIRRHAATGNLCMLGTLRPDGFPRISPMEPRFFEGQLWIGGMPGTAKFRDLVRDPRFTLHTATVDTQVTDGDAKVWGFVEDVRDEALHQRYAEALFAETGFDLRGQKFENFFAADVVGASAVEVGGDHLDVTVWRVGEAERVIRKH, encoded by the coding sequence ATGACCACCTGGCAGGAGTTCGCCGACGTCGCCCCCCGGATCGCGAAGATCTTCATCCGCCGCCACGCCGCGACCGGCAACCTGTGCATGCTCGGCACCCTGCGGCCGGACGGGTTCCCACGGATCAGCCCGATGGAGCCGCGGTTCTTCGAGGGGCAGCTGTGGATCGGGGGGATGCCCGGGACGGCCAAGTTCCGGGACCTGGTCCGGGACCCGCGGTTCACCCTGCACACCGCGACGGTCGACACCCAGGTCACCGACGGCGACGCGAAGGTCTGGGGGTTCGTCGAGGACGTCCGGGACGAGGCGCTGCACCAGCGCTACGCCGAGGCCCTGTTCGCGGAGACCGGCTTCGACCTGCGGGGCCAGAAGTTCGAGAACTTCTTCGCCGCGGACGTCGTCGGCGCGTCGGCGGTCGAGGTCGGCGGGGACCACCTCGACGTCACGGTCTGGCGGGTGGGCGAGGCCGAGCGGGTCATCCGGAAGCACTGA
- a CDS encoding alpha/beta hydrolase fold domain-containing protein, whose product MSTRSARTSSATGPTRRRSFPSLQENDRYWLNRSLFPLLAEVYDPGSANAADATCWPYRAKAEDLQGLPPHVISCNELDPLRDEGLAYHRLLLAAGVSSVGKINLGLCHVGEILFRAAMPDVYAEAVRDVTGFARSLA is encoded by the coding sequence GTGTCTACGCGCAGTGCCCGTACATCCTCGGCGACTGGACCGACGCGCCGGCGGAGCTTCCCGTCGTTGCAGGAGAACGACCGGTACTGGCTCAACCGGAGCCTGTTCCCCCTGCTCGCGGAGGTCTACGACCCCGGGTCCGCGAACGCCGCGGACGCGACGTGCTGGCCCTACCGTGCGAAGGCCGAGGACCTGCAGGGTCTTCCACCCCACGTGATCTCGTGCAACGAGCTCGACCCGCTCCGGGACGAGGGCCTGGCCTACCACCGGCTGTTGCTCGCGGCCGGGGTCAGCTCGGTGGGGAAGATCAACCTGGGCCTCTGCCACGTCGGCGAGATCCTGTTCCGGGCGGCGATGCCCGACGTCTACGCCGAGGCCGTCCGTGACGTGACCGGCTTCGCCCGCTCGCTCGCGTAG